In Panicum virgatum strain AP13 chromosome 5K, P.virgatum_v5, whole genome shotgun sequence, the genomic window aacataagacaatagaattatgacagtacctatattttcacgcatcgatttggtatacgatatgcgcattatttaaatcattgttcgtcatttggcgcaccacactatagcgcctatgtcttcgtcaggatcaacctacattccgtggagcaagtgtgtagccaccgtacctgaaggaattgatgtgccaatgtgcttctgcggttcgttatgcaagttcatgcaatctgaggttttaggagatgactatgACATGaagttctttatgtgtgagaactacgaatatgatccacctaagcgatacggcaaagaccgggccaaggtagcaggacaacatacactatttttctttgtgacctaacattgagttatgattctaatttttgttggacaaagtctcctccgcctctttgtgattttatgcagtggttcgacaccgtgtagtcgcagcaggcaaaggactttgtggaacaacaagcaaggtagactgcagaacgttggcgccgaatgaagcacgaggaacagcaagaggagaagcgcaagaaagagcaagaagagatccgcaagaggatggaggaggtggatcagaaggcggcggccgaacgtgaagccgacaaggagagaaagcgagagagggcacgccgtgcgaaggaagccagccccgaagcaattaggaagggcaaatatcctcggtgcactcagtagagtagtaccatgtaatcccggcattttacattccataagacatggtaggtttagatgcaacaagaaattaacttgtcgcgtgcacatgtcactgcaattagttgtttatgttttcagttgagagcttgactctgtgtATTGTAACTtgtaccattaatttgcagttgtagccgggaatctatgaaatgtttgaacttgtccttaatattttcggagcatttcatgtcactagaatcccaaaaagcacacatttaattaatataacgataagaaataagaactaagaaatgcattatctaatgtgaaccatcaaattttacatcataatataacgataatgaaacacacatcacacatgcagtggcatggaagaacccgttgcaaactatggtaaacagattccggactaacctaacatgccttaggtaattttaaAATAAACACAACAaccacaacgatgcagcatgtcactagcactagggtagtcctagtagccgtacccccacgtagcaaactgcgttgagccttctccgcagtatccacccattgaaggtggtgcaggcggtggtgccggaggcgcagggcccttcttcttgtgacaagggcagttgcagtaaggaatagtgcatggttcatcttgTGAACCGGCAGTATTGccggtatcatcatcttcgtcgtctttgttaccctcgctcacttcctcataatggttcaccttgcattccagatcaaagatctttatctggaggtactcgatgaactcctgagcagaatcaattggtgcaggatcgactcacctagtaaaaccacagttttctggagcatcggaagactgcaaaacaaatttcatgtaaggtatctcattgaagataaagaaatgaaacaaccgagtattacccatgcgtgtggacatttaaagaaacgccgagcgccatccatcccgtcggtgcacatctgcactaagcagtcctcaccgtgtctgcattttggccacggttctctacggttatcgtattgtcgaagagaagtttcattggtaaattcacacttgtgctgtggcggaaactcaaacactggttccggaaaggaatcaggtccaagaggcccctcccatattatgaggtctccctttcttcctccttttcctttcccaaaaccgtagtaattcttcccgctagacccacctccagacattgggtatacaatgaggtttgttgtttgagtgctgctgggagttcacaaacttcggagtatttataggcgcacaaaggtctgatacccggagtatggagtgtaaatgcacctaaaaagcctacatgacaacacagtgaagatgctagctgacctaacactgaaaaggctagattcgattctcgaaatgactactcgatgcatctctgtgcatgcagactcacagcactgcattgctgccgctcggtcgatcgctcctagatgccgccttccccactacaggCCACAGACCTTcactgtagaatgacaggtccgtcgtcctcgccagagagactgctttgaaggtgagctggtgtggttgccgtgttgtcacatctttctGAAAtagtggaagggcactgctattgggttgtcgtcttttgtcacgtatgtctagACAAAGAATGcaacatttgggaaacccgtgatcgccgtgctgagcagtggcaacctgtgatctcgtactcgcagctagatacactatggttcctattttgagctattcgagcgtgtagtcgtcatcatcatcggcaggatctcggccgctaactcgtaccgcacctaacttgtcctttattaaatcacggaaaaattTCACAAGAACTttccttatttcacgagcattatagaacccacaaacataacaagttcacatcaatagtatctatagaaacaaatgacaagtaaactagcacaatcataaacatcggatacaaataagcggtccacagctgctgagagatcccaagtggtgcggTGTCTACTGAgacatcgttagattcgacacgaatgtatgagccaagttcattcataattacctgtggtcctggcgactgacacggtccaacgcggtgggcaccagAAACTCCTGgtgctgcccaaactgtctcctgactctccaggggaaatatgcctcaaccgcgatgtcataaaccaggacggctgtagtaagccacaggctcgcattcgcggagcagtgcgaagacaggcctgctggtgcacgggtagccacagcctctgggctgtaaggctcccagacaacgtcctcgggcgtcagcatgtcgagctctgaaacaaactcaggatatgcgcgtctaacctgcgcatgcgcccaggacctctgcattccgaataagtaaaattaaaagtgcgctaatgcatcatgtaacaatgaataacaaaattagatttgttgcgaacgtacctgacgccatatccagatagttcccatagtgggcctctcgtcctcctcgtcgccgtacatggccccgtggtaaggctcgtggctgaccatgggccgaccaacggctagcctctcgtacgaccaaagctgtagcagtagtgggcaccctgctaggatagcgttcccatgtgtcttcatgcagccgtcgcagagtccacggtaagtggctgcaagtaccgcatCACCCCAGCtatagggcggtacgtcctcgtccccatccgcaatctcccgtgcatacagaaagagaatcctatcgaccgagttgccatgagtgttgttgaacatgatgtaaccaaacaaccaaagtaggtatgCCTCCAGTGATCTGgccacactgtactcgtcggcatccgcagccaacagggcaggctgcataaacaattaagattaatggtttcaactgacaatggaacatgtgaattgtaataattaaatttaaatatggattgagtacgtactgtaaactgtaggaaccaggtcttcgaaggacctgttgctcgcgggtgcgggttgatcggacctgcttcttccacgtggtcaaccagggcaaaacgggcctccaggtcatccttccacgaggccgtcaccacacgcggacctataGCCTCCCcaacgatagggaggccgaggaggtagaccacgtcctgcagcgtaggagtcatctccccacactggaggtggaacgtgtgtgtctccggcctccagctgtcaacgagcgccgtcaggagggatcggtcgagctgaatagacccaacctcgacaagacggctcagagtcagtagaccggcctcacgtaacttgcaataaacaaaattgtcgaaacaaaggaataccgatgaatacataagtgataaacaataatatttcattacatacctgacacaccaatcgtggtgtatagagatcgcctccccgggtggacgaggacgtagcacctctagggctcggtgctcaactgctgcaaagtaagacctatggctcgagtcgataactgggtctagcaaggagtccatctccatacttgcattcaaaaatatatgagaatacataggtacatatatgtttcatacaaactggacgcataatatttatacattacagataggttcgatacaaactccacgcacgattactatatattacagataggttcgatacaaactccacgcacgatatttatacattacagatatgttccatacaaactggacgcacgattactacatattacaaatatgttcgatacaattgtggatcatgacaccgaatgccttccacgagcaattctcgccgatggtcgtctgaacgtaggaggtgctccatctccgggatttccggaaggaccgacgtcagcagcatcgtgaagtgcattctgaggacacttcttgtagttgtgacccaatgctccacattggctgcaacgcttttgtgccttactTGCTttggactcgtccataccattccgaatacgacgtgtctgacggcggcctttgcctttcttagtggctggatcaggaataaacattttattctcattatcctgaatgaaaggcccccactattccaatcccgtatacctcatgtccccaggtggatacagctgcttccttgctgaaataaggtgaaacaaatactcctggctgcaacccatactctgcacatgccgcaataagatgcgagcatggcaaatgcaataacttaggcttcatgcaggtgcagaaggctttgccatctagtataatcaaactctcctgtaccaccctatctctacagataccacgaccagttctatccttgcatagaacctcaaatctatgctccattgtacctgtcgatatgacgcggtgcagtttggccttttcaatcttctcttgcatatattgtgtcacttttgtgcaaaactgaatttgggagttactgatgtttatgcttgcagccatttAACGCTCtttgaaatacttcatgcacccatacatgatgaactcaacaattcccacaagaggaaaggcacgacaagaacgcataaccatattgatgcctcgtatgtgccgaaccgcatctcgaacactctttgtttagcccgccatgccttcaaataactaatggtgtactggtaagtctgctcaatgtgtcgaacaatcattttttgctcataatttaggttgtccataatcaacccatacatttgctttacaacaaagtcgcatgatgtATTGCgctgcgagggaagaacttctgacatcaaacaagtgtgctctgtcacaatggaacatttccagttcgacttccattttcccttgaatgtatgtactcgccatggacaaccatcattcacacacttcacctcatattctttactgccagactttacgactctgaattctcatttcaatgatattgcccatagtctcacagcatcttttacggtttcaatgtttggatatgttgcaccttgcactaccttattccctctgtactcccacttctgatttcgtacgtcttctgcgacatgactgccaaaatcatgctccttccactcttttggcaatgagtactgctcgtcatcagattagccctcatattcttccatctctattgcggtttggtcttctgcctccatctcgtccacaatgctatgtatcctctctccctcatcaggaaggccctgtggtcccatgttttggttctctatctcttctgactcatcttgctcaacataattggtctctctttgaatactcggagttgcttgatctgcaccatgttggatttcattttgtgtcttctcccggatttgaacaagaatggccagaggccacccacgctctagagctgcttgcatgtacttctgccagtcatcagtgctgtgtatcattatcaattcccataaatcactttctacctcctaattaacaagagactggatggtcatcacatgtgtcaacggatcaacacggaacccacgctgcagtcacttacatatggaaccaaaactcctttccagaggtttatctatggcgctagatgtgcacttaaagacagaaagatctactccatttggcccatacaaaacattgtagtcaccataaaatacttgaaactgcatcttgctcgacatatctgtatattatagaatacttatcgagttatactctttacttcactaccttattcaataatccgtaaaaactaagtatggaattcaactacaacgtataagtattcataactacgtgatgagaCTCCAATTCTAtattgcatatgccaaattctattctaaatcataattaatttataaacacgcctctaatagtactgcaattgtaataataaatgcgtagtactaattttctaaactaatttactactacgtaactacaaactaaagtatcattaaactcctacttaaatggttctactatagcactaattaaattaaattactctacaataccaatggaaaaatacataaactaaatatactaacctgcagatcacaagtgctgaattcggctgggcttcgccgcttcccttctcctcacccctctcttttttttggatttttggtggaattttcgggcttaaatgaggagggaatgggagTCGGATGTTTATATAGGGGAGGGTACCccagtcgcccgagggggggcgacagtCCCCCCAGCCGCGCTTGTGGGAGGGGCCGGTGGTCGcccggggggcgacaggccccctgtcgcccgttgggggggcgacagaccCTTTTTTTTGCCAgtgacctcgttgcaaatttgaagaaaaaaattacacttagggcctgtcgctcTATGGGgccgaccgggggtatttttgaaatttttcaaaacgaacatatatttttgaaattttgattttttttaaatataaaaaagaaaaatcatcatGTATGGAGGGCAGATGGCCTAGATTGGGCAGTGAAATTTTATCTGTGCCCGCGTAACCTTGCAGACAGCGATCTACTATCCACACTTGATTTCGGCCATTTCCAGGGAGCAGTATGTAGGTTATTGGGCAGCATCGGAAATGGACAGAAtgtggttctttttttttcttttttgttcggGTTGTCTTCTTGCCGCGGGCTTCTGTATAGgagtctatcctccctcctcccttcgGGTTGGTAAAGTATAAAGTAAGTTATTTTAGACATTAACACGGTCTTTAAAAATAACTTTGACTACCATTTTTTTTGCTATAAAGAAATATAAAATATAGTCAATGTATTTTTTCAAAACTATATTTCAAAATGAAACTACTtacatttattttatattttcaaattcaattttaaaaaattatttttagttgaAGTTTAAAATATTTGATTTAGGATAAATTTAAAATGGCTTCCTTTACCAATAAAACCAGAGCAAGAAGCTCATggggtcctgggttcgactcttCGTGGGAGCGAATTTTTTAGGATTTAACAGTGTTTGTGACCCTGTTCGACTGGCGGGACCGGCTGGGCTAGGTTGGTGGGTTAATTGCTCTCTCACCAATGCACATGCCAACTCAGTCTGTGAACGCCCACTGACATATAGACCTAGGAGCTTCACATGGGCCCTCCAGCCAAACGTTATCAGGGTACGAACGGAGGCGGTGGGGACGGACGGCACGGCAGCTGGTGCAGCATCCAGTCCAACCAGCCTGCCCAGCGAGTTTAGCGTATCCGAACAGGCTGTGTGCTTTTAGTGGTAGGCGATGTTCCCATCGACAGCGGAGCGCCTGttgtgacttcgtcaatctcgaagatttgccggctcagtctcaCGGAGATGCTCATAGGGATAGAATTGCGTGCGTGTATTCATAAGAATAAATGTGTGTACGTATTTACGAGCATATGCGTCTGTACTgtgttttttaataaaaaagccGGAGCAAGAAGCTGCAAAATGACTGAATCTATTTCGAGCTGTGAGCACCAACACAAGGAGTGGAACTAGGCCGCATGATTAAGTTGTTGAATTGAATCATGAAATCAAATGGCATGACTGCATGACTCTCCCTCACTTACGTGTGGATCCCACTTCATTCAGGCCCACTGTCAGCGAGTCCCCTGCACTGCTGCAGAGGAGCGCTTGCGGACACAGCAAATTGTGGGCGCTATACCACTTGCTGTTTCACCGGAAGCCGGCCGCCTATCCAATCTGCTGCTATCCGCCTGCACtgcgcacgcgccgccgccggcatctgTGCGTCCGCCGGTGTCTCCACCCACTCATTCCGGACAAAAGTGGGGCAGAGCAAACAGGAaacgagcaaaaaaaaaacccctaCGGAATTCGCTGCGGAAGAAGGGAGGGGAAACACGCGGCCGACGATGCTGGCGCCGCAGAGCCTGCGGAAGGCGGCCGTCCCGCCGGCCCTGCTCTCCGACCCGACGCCCGGCAGCCTCCAGCCcacccgcctcgccgtccacgtACGTACGCACGCACGAACGCGAGCGGCCGTCCCGCCCCTGTTTTGCTTCGCAAGCACGGGGGCGcatcctaaaccctaaaccctcaGCTCCAGCTCTTCTGATTTGGCCCTTCTCATCGGTTTCTCCGCTTCTCAGGTCAATGGCGCCGGCTCCTCCTGCTCCGCCTACCTCGCCTCCGGCTGCCGCGTCTACAAGATCGAGGTTCACATCCCCCTTCCGTTGCGCCTTTTGTTTCGTAGAACCCTATTGCATTGTAAATCATGCTCCCGCTAATGGGGGGTCCATTGGACAGTCGCTGATTAGAGTGTTCGGCGGTGGTTTCTGTAATCTCATGACAACTTGGAATGTTTGCTGTGGCGCTAGCTGTTAGGATCGAAGCTCAATGCATTTAGCTTTGGAATCGGGGTTTCTGAAATTGTCTTGCGTGATTTTCTAGTTGCCGATATCTTCTTCATATAGGGATTCAGTGTTAGACTGGGAGCCATATTAGTGCGGGAACGAGAGGATGTAGCCCATTTCATTACTTATTTTTAACACAGCGTGTTTCTGAACTTGTTTTTTTCCTCTCTTATCTTGGAGCCGAAAGATAAGCATGGACGGTGCAATGCCGTCCAAAGGAAAGGAGAGCCTTTTGATTCCTGATAGTGCTCAGGTATAGTTCCCTTGCTTCCTAAGCACTGCTGTTTCTCTTCCTCTATCTTTCACTTACGCCTATTGAAAAATCAATTCTCTATGAAAGGTCATAAGCTCGTCAATTGTGGATCACTGCCCGCATCGTTCTGAGATTCAGAGTGTAGCTCTTGCAGAGGGCGAAGGTGCAATATTCAACATCTAATGATAACATGGCATTGGATCTTATTTTGTAGTTGCATTACTCATTTGGCAATTGGTAcaaaatataatataatatagtaAGTAATACAAGTCAAATAACCACCAAAACCTATTTTGAACTTTTGATATCTTATCATCCTGCTTTTGAGTTGGTATATATATATCCAGCTTTACCGGATGAAACTAAAGGCTATTGATATCGGAGAGCGTGCATGAGTAGCATGACCATTCGTTATATTTTAGCTGGAGGGAATGCTGTTAGAACTACACTCtgcttcaaaatttttcaaCAAGCACTTCCTGCCATATTTAAAAATTTCTGATGAATATACTGTGGATTTTTGGATCTTCATGGCTTGTATGGTTTTATGTTTTTCCTGGTATACTAGGTGACAACTGCTTGATCCTGGGAACAGTTGACTCGTATGGTCATCTTATTGTATCTCGCTTGGACATCATGACTGATGGTATATCTTCATTATCTTGTCTTCATCATGGTGTGAATAAATATGAAAATGGTTGAAATGAACCCAACAACTGCTTTCTCCTCTTCCATAAGAGAGGTTTTTATGTGGTAATCTATCCCATGTAATCTAAATGAAAACATTTCAGATTCAAGAAATGTAGTTTCATTATATGCTTTTGCCTATTATTTGGAAGTTAATCTTAGCACAAAGGTACTTCTGAAATTGTAATGTGAATTATCTTTTGCCAAACAAATTTGTATTAGTTTCAAGTTTGAAGCACAACATGTCATTACTAAACTTGCTCAGACATTAACAGGACATCCTATTCAGTACCACCTCGTGATTGTGGTGTTGGGGAAGGCAGTTGGGCTGGGATATGCTTTAGCCCAACTCAGCGATCCATGGTATATTTGCACTTTTACCTATAGACTTCAAGTTTGCATTGTGCTCCCCTCAAAAAAAAGTTTGCCTTGTGGTCTTATTGAAACATTTTTCCTTACATTCTTATTGATTTTTTATAGTTTAGCATAAGAATGTTGCTGCATGGAGTTTGGAAAATCCATGCTAATTGATGTTCCTTTCAGGCAGCCGTTGCTCACCAGTTATGCAAGAGTATTGACTTCTACGATCAGGACTTTCATGTTCGCAGTTTGCGCACGTAAGTTTCCACATCAGAAGATTTTGGCTGTGACAATTTATGTTGTCCAACTGCCTTTGTCGCTAACAAAAGTCAGATTCCTCCAATAAATTGCATGCTCCAGATAAAGAAATCCTAACCCACTTTCAACTCTCATATATGATCTCTGCATGTACAATCTTTATATTTGAAGTAAGCTGCTGCGGATTCAACACATTAAATCACAAACTCCTCTATCAGCATCCATTACCCACAATTGTAGTCTGTAATTTTAATGACTGGGGGTAAAACTGAAACTGCAGGTTATGGTATCCATCTTCATTTAGCTTTGTTCAATGCTCGCCACATGTGAATGAAAGCAATTCTCTGTTGGCAATTGCTGAAGGTTCTCAGGTTAGACTCCAGCTCAACATCTGTTAAATGTGTTTTTTTGTCTTCTCATGGTAATTTGTTGCAGCTGAGCATCTGGGACTTAAGAATGAACAGCAATGGGGGATGTGTACAGCGCATTTCTGGATCCATTGGAGATGTTATATATTCTGTCTGTAGTTCGCCTTCAGGGCTAATTGCTATTGGTGGAACAGACCGTGCTGTCACCATCTATGATCCTCGCAGGTTGGTTTGATTCTGCTCTTTAGTTTTAATGATTAGATTAGATGAGCAACTGCATGTAAGAATGCACTCTGTCTGTCTTGTGATTCCAGAACCTTTTATTCATTTTTCTTATTGTACCCAGTACGAAGAATGGACATAAAGACTTTAAGAGCATTTCGCCAATTGGTTGAATCAATCTAATTTGATTGATCACTTCAGTTTCTGTCTTGTATGTAGGTGGTCTGCTTTGTCAAGATGGGTGGGCTGCTCCAAGTATGAGGTTCGATATGTCACTTCTGATCCTACTTCCTGCAGCTGAGATGTTGGAAATATAGAACCATGAGAATTATGAAAATGGGAAATGTGAACTACATTTTTCATGCAAATCACAGGGGTAAGTTTCATCCACTTTATCTCTTTCCCGTGCAGATTACAGGCCTTTCATTCTCATCAGTTGACCAATCTTTCATCTACGtccaaggtgttgactatgaggtaTGCATCTGACTTGTTTCCCTAGACCTTTATCTCATACAGATCGAACTACTAGTTAGCAGTACATTACTTCTTAGGACATGCCTGGTTGAAGGTAGGTCCGTAGGTAGCATGCCTAATCTTATAGGCTTATATCAAGAAACTCCATGATGATCAGTTGTTTCATTTATGTTGATTTCTCAATTCAGCATTGTATCATCGAGGCTTTGGTGTACTGATGTAATATATAACTGCATAGCATGAATTCTTGCTGGAGATTGTAAACTCGTAGCCTGGGGAATTTAGTTAATTCGGTCCATGCAGGAAACTCTTTATGCTACTTTAGTTTATCAATGGATAATATAGACTCTTTGACATACAAACTCACTACAGATTACCTGTGGG contains:
- the LOC120708778 gene encoding uncharacterized protein LOC120708778; this encodes MLAPQSLRKAAVPPALLSDPTPGSLQPTRLAVHVNGAGSSCSAYLASGCRVYKIEISMDGAMPSKGKESLLIPDSAQVISSSIVDHCPHRSEIQSVALAEGEGDNCLILGTVDSYGHLIVSRLDIMTDDINRTSYSVPPRDCGVGEGSWAGICFSPTQRSMAAVAHQLCKSIDFYDQDFHVRSLRTLWYPSSFSFVQCSPHVNESNSLLAIAEGSQLSIWDLRMNSNGGCVQRISGSIGDVIYSVCSSPSGLIAIGGTDRAVTIYDPRRWSALSRWVGCSKYEITGLSFSSVDQSFIYVQGVDYEITCGRWKESERAFSFRGDSNWLGFSKCANTDVVAGWCESGSIFIADARQL